Below is a window of Lacibacter sp. H407 DNA.
TAAGCTGTTTCAGTTTATACGAAACGAGTATGGATACACGCTTGGGCGAATCCAATACGATGATGATGATATGCGAAAAGGCTCAGCAGTTACAGAAGAACATGATGAGTTTCGTTTTACGATAAGTGAGCAAAACGGCATTGAAGTGATGCTGGAAAATGAAGCAACACCTTCAAAAAAAGTGAGTGCAACCATTCCTGCATATTATCATACTGATACGGAGCGGAAGGCACAACTCAGGGCGTTGATTCCATCTGTATTAGCCGCTTTGATACTTACACGTGAATTGCATACAGCCGTTAAAACGGTTGTTAGCTAAAGAAATTTGGTTGTTTGGATGATTTGCTGCTAATTTTGCAACAGTTCTTTACATCACTTATCAAGAAAGGCAGAGGGTAATGGCCCAATGAAGCCTTGGCAACCTCTCTCATTCAGCAATGCTGAATCTGGAGAAAAGGTGCCAATTCCATCCCCACAAGGGGAAGATAAGTCAGATAGCACGCTCAATGTTTTTATCAAAATACTGAAGCTCATCTGATTGTATCGGATGAGCTTTTTTGTTTTCTACAGTTGTGTAGCTGAAGCAAAAAGCCGCCGGTAAATTTTCTTTGATAGGTGTTGCAAGGGCATCATATAAAGGCACAAGCAGATGAAACAAACAATTGTTATTTCGCACATTGACAAAACTTTTGCAAATGAGAATTTGTATAAATCAGTAAAGCCGACTACTTTTGTCGGGTATACAAACTTCATGTACAACAGCAACAACAATACAAACATTTCTTTAACTGCAGCCATGCAGTGTTGTTGTATTTGTTGTATGCCGTAAGGCATACATATCTTTTCCGACCCTGCCTGTCAGGGAGGTAACACACACTTCTTCTTTTTTACTTCATTCTTCAATCATTAAATCTTAATTATGAGCAACACTCTTCGTTTTGAAACATTGCAATTGCATGCCGGTCAACAAATTGATCCAACAACAAAAGCACGTGCAGTGCCTATTTATCAAACAACTTCTTATGGATTTGACAACAGCGAACACGCTGCTGATCTGTTTGGTTTAAGAGCATTCGGTAATATCTATACACGTATCATGAACCCAACTACCGATGTGTTTGAACAACGCATTGCAGCTTTAGAAGGCGGTGTTGCAGCATTAGCTGTGGGTAGTGGTCAGGCATCACAGTTTCTTGCACTCAATAATATATTACAGGCGGGCGATAATTTTGTTACCACTACTTATTTGTATGGCGGTACTTACAACCAATTTAAAGTTGCTTTCAAACGTTTAGGTATTGAAGCACGTTTTGCTGATGGTGATGATGCAGAAAGTTTTGTAAAGCACATTGATAAAAATACAAAGGCAATCTACCTGGAAACAATTGGTAATCCACGTTTGAATATCCCGGATTTTAAAAAGTTCGCTGACTTAGCAAAAGAATATGATCTGCCGTTGATCGTAGATAACACATTTGGTGCAGGTGGTTACCTGTTCCGCCCAATTGAGCATGGTGCAAACATTGTGGTTGAAAGTGCAACTAAATGGATCGGTGGACATGGAACTACTATAGGCGGTGTAATTGTTGACGGTGGTAATTACAATTGGGGCAACGGAAAGTTTCCTCAGTTTACAGAGCCAAGTGAAGGTTATCATGGTTTGAAATTCTGGGACATATTTGGCGAAGGCAATCCGCTTGGTTTACCAAACATTGCGTTCATCATTCGTGCAAGAGTTGAAGGCTTGCGTGATTTTGGTTCTGCACAAAGTCCTTTCAATTCATTTTTATTATTGCAAGGTTTAGAAACGTTGTCGCTTAGAGTACAACGTCATGTTGATAATGCACAGAGCTTAGCAGAATGGTTGGAGCAACATCCATCTGTTGAGTATGTATTATATCCCGGTTTAAAAAGCAATCCATATCATGAGCTTGCGAAAAAATATCTCACCAACGGATACGGTGGTGTATTACAAGTGGCCATAAAAGGTGGAAAAGAAAATGCTGCGAAGTTTATCAATTCATTGAAGCTGATCAGTCATTTAGCGAATGTGGGTGATGCAAAAACATTGGCGATTCATCCTGCAAGTACAACACACGAACAATTAGGTGAAGCAGAACAAATTGCTGCAGGCGTTGCACCAAATCTCGTTCGCTTAAGTGTAGGTATTGAACATATTGATGATATTAAAGCAGACCTGGAACAGGCTTTTCAAAAAGTATTTGAAAAAGAATTGGTAGGATAAATTTTTGTGACCAACGCAGGTGCTTCTATGTGCCTGCGTTGTGTCACTCACTTGTACGCTTTGTTCTTTCTTCAGCTGAATGAAATACAGAACGATGCAGTGAGTGACACAACAAGAGCTGATCCAGTATTCAAAATGATGATAACAAAAAATGTCGATACAAATTTTTACATACAATAAACCATTCAGACTTGAGTCGGGAGCTTTGCTCAATCAATATCATTTGGCATACACAACGCTGGGTGAATTGAATGAAACAAAAGATAATGCCGTTTGGATCTTTCATGCATTAACAGCCAACAGCGATCCATCAGAATGGTGGAGTGGGTTAGTTGGCCAAGGAAAACTATTTGATCCTGCAAAACATTTTATTGTATGTGTGAACATGCCCGGCAGTGCATATGGCAGCATTGGTCCGTTGGATATTAATCCGTTAACTGATGAGCCATACTACCACGATTTCCCCTGGTTTACTACAAGGGATATGATCCGTGCTTATGATCCGTTACGCAAGTTTTTAGGTATTGAAAAAATATACATTGGTATTGGTGGAAGCATGGGCGGACAACAATTATTGGAGTGGGCTATTGAAGAGCCGCAGTTGTTCGAACATATTATTCCTATAGCAACGAATGCTTATCATTCAGCCTGGGGTATTGCGTTCAATGCATCGCAACGTTTAGCAATAGAAGCTGATTCAACATGGAAGAATAAAGCTGAAGATGCTGGCACTGAAGGATTGAAAGCTGCAAGAAGTATTGCATTGCTATCTTATCGTCATTATGATGCGTATGGCATCAGCCAGATCGAAGAAAGTAATGATGTGCTGGAATCATTCAAAAGTGAATCTTATCAGCGTTACCAGGGAGATAAATTAGTGAAACGCT
It encodes the following:
- a CDS encoding O-acetylhomoserine aminocarboxypropyltransferase/cysteine synthase family protein; its protein translation is MSNTLRFETLQLHAGQQIDPTTKARAVPIYQTTSYGFDNSEHAADLFGLRAFGNIYTRIMNPTTDVFEQRIAALEGGVAALAVGSGQASQFLALNNILQAGDNFVTTTYLYGGTYNQFKVAFKRLGIEARFADGDDAESFVKHIDKNTKAIYLETIGNPRLNIPDFKKFADLAKEYDLPLIVDNTFGAGGYLFRPIEHGANIVVESATKWIGGHGTTIGGVIVDGGNYNWGNGKFPQFTEPSEGYHGLKFWDIFGEGNPLGLPNIAFIIRARVEGLRDFGSAQSPFNSFLLLQGLETLSLRVQRHVDNAQSLAEWLEQHPSVEYVLYPGLKSNPYHELAKKYLTNGYGGVLQVAIKGGKENAAKFINSLKLISHLANVGDAKTLAIHPASTTHEQLGEAEQIAAGVAPNLVRLSVGIEHIDDIKADLEQAFQKVFEKELVG
- a CDS encoding homoserine O-acetyltransferase family protein translates to MSIQIFTYNKPFRLESGALLNQYHLAYTTLGELNETKDNAVWIFHALTANSDPSEWWSGLVGQGKLFDPAKHFIVCVNMPGSAYGSIGPLDINPLTDEPYYHDFPWFTTRDMIRAYDPLRKFLGIEKIYIGIGGSMGGQQLLEWAIEEPQLFEHIIPIATNAYHSAWGIAFNASQRLAIEADSTWKNKAEDAGTEGLKAARSIALLSYRHYDAYGISQIEESNDVLESFKSESYQRYQGDKLVKRYNAFSYYFLSKGMDSHNVGRSRVSIEGALKEITAKTLVIGISNDVLFPVSEQQFLANIISGASFKSIESFYGHDGFLLEYDQISKAINNFLQQTQKTDLKKQLTN